A part of Olleya sp. Bg11-27 genomic DNA contains:
- a CDS encoding ABC transporter ATPase — translation MLVDFNTLPETSRVWIYQANRSFSDLELEEIKSKLDVFVEGWTAHGGELKAGYDIRYKRFIIIALDQDLNQATGCSIDASVLFIQQLEKEYEVDLLDKMNVSYKQGEFVAYKTLTDFRKMAKQKAVSKNTIVFNNLVTNIEELNESWEVPASESWHNRFLS, via the coding sequence ATGTTAGTAGATTTTAATACATTACCAGAAACGTCAAGAGTTTGGATTTACCAAGCTAATCGTTCATTTTCAGATTTAGAATTAGAAGAAATCAAGTCAAAACTGGACGTCTTTGTAGAAGGATGGACAGCACATGGTGGCGAATTAAAAGCGGGGTATGATATTAGATATAAACGCTTTATAATAATAGCTTTAGATCAGGATTTAAACCAAGCAACAGGGTGTAGTATTGATGCTTCTGTATTGTTTATACAGCAGTTAGAAAAAGAATACGAAGTAGACTTATTAGATAAAATGAATGTGTCTTACAAGCAAGGTGAATTTGTGGCTTACAAAACGTTAACAGATTTCAGAAAAATGGCTAAACAAAAAGCAGTGTCTAAAAATACGATTGTGTTTAATAATTTAGTGACTAATATTGAAGAGTTAAATGAAAGCTGGGAAGTCCCTGCAAGCGAAAGCTGGCATAACCGTTTTTTGAGTTAA
- a CDS encoding DUF3570 domain-containing protein, which produces MKNNIIIMLLFCFGSTMAQQESTEVYKKRVLETSEVDFLTSYYAQEGNNASVTGGIGTEELTDLTATIVVSVPMNDDDVLTVDAGFSAYTSASSSNTDPFDDADGASPWSTSSGASSGDLWANLNADYSHSSDDRNTIWNADFSVASEYDYFSLGFGGGLTKLYNEKNTTLGVSAKVYLDTWNPVYPIELRAFEGNAGSLNGGLFSGLTLLDQNGNTTLGYNPANYKSIQDEGRNTYSLSLSFSQILSKNAQFSVFIDIVSQQGWLGNPLQRVYFSDVDNYYVGNASNIPNYTSSNNTDVFQLADDIERLPDNRLKIPIGFRFNYYINEIFTVRTYYRYYFDDWGIQSNTASIEVPIKVSSKFTLYPSFRYYTQTEADYFAPYEQNVSTDQFYTSDYDLSKFNANQYGFGISYTDIFSKTHIWKLGLKSIDFKYNNYERNTGLSANYFGLGFKFVMD; this is translated from the coding sequence ATGAAAAATAATATTATTATCATGCTGCTATTTTGCTTTGGAAGTACAATGGCCCAACAAGAGTCAACTGAGGTTTACAAAAAACGAGTTTTAGAAACTTCTGAAGTTGATTTTTTAACAAGTTATTACGCTCAAGAAGGAAATAACGCATCAGTAACAGGGGGGATTGGAACTGAAGAGTTAACAGATTTAACAGCTACCATAGTCGTAAGTGTGCCAATGAATGATGACGATGTGTTAACAGTGGATGCAGGTTTCTCTGCTTACACTTCAGCGTCATCAAGTAATACAGATCCTTTTGACGATGCTGATGGTGCATCACCATGGTCAACATCTTCTGGGGCGTCATCAGGGGATCTTTGGGCCAATTTAAATGCAGACTATTCACATAGTTCGGATGACAGAAATACGATTTGGAATGCCGATTTCTCTGTGGCATCAGAGTATGATTATTTTTCACTTGGATTTGGAGGTGGACTTACTAAACTTTATAATGAAAAAAACACAACTTTAGGAGTTAGTGCTAAAGTGTATTTGGATACTTGGAACCCTGTTTACCCAATAGAATTAAGAGCTTTTGAAGGAAATGCTGGAAGTTTAAATGGTGGTTTGTTTAGTGGTTTAACGCTATTAGATCAAAACGGCAATACAACATTAGGTTATAATCCTGCTAATTATAAATCAATTCAGGATGAAGGACGTAACACCTATTCTCTATCATTAAGTTTTTCTCAAATTTTGAGTAAAAATGCACAATTTTCAGTTTTTATTGATATTGTAAGTCAACAAGGATGGTTAGGTAATCCTTTACAGCGTGTTTATTTTTCGGATGTTGACAACTATTATGTTGGTAATGCTTCAAATATCCCAAATTACACGTCTTCAAATAATACGGATGTATTTCAATTAGCAGATGATATAGAACGGTTACCAGATAATCGTTTAAAAATTCCAATAGGTTTTCGTTTTAATTATTATATTAATGAAATCTTCACGGTTCGCACGTATTATAGGTATTATTTTGATGATTGGGGTATTCAATCCAATACAGCAAGTATAGAAGTGCCCATTAAAGTTTCCTCGAAATTTACATTATATCCATCATTTAGATATTATACTCAAACGGAAGCGGATTATTTTGCACCTTATGAGCAAAATGTATCTACGGATCAATTTTATACGTCTGATTATGACTTGTCAAAATTTAATGCCAATCAATATGGTTTTGGAATAAGTTATACAGATATCTTTAGCAAGACACATATCTGGAAACTAGGATTGAAAAGTATAGATTTTAAATATAATAATTACGAACGTAATACTGGATTGTCAGCCAATTATTTTGGATTAGGTTTTAAATTTGTAATGGATTAA
- the bshA gene encoding N-acetyl-alpha-D-glucosaminyl L-malate synthase BshA, whose product MKIGIVCYPTFGGSGVVATELGLELSKRGHEIHFITYNQPVRLELLGNNVHFHEVAVPEYPLFHYQPYELALSSKLVDMVKLHGIEVLHVHYAIPHAYAAYMAQKMLREDNIYVPIVTTLHGTDITLVGSHPFYKPAVTFSINKSDAVTAVSQSLKDDTLRLFDIKNEINVVTNFIDITKFSNGFTDCQRGMMANEDEKIITHISNMREVKRIPDVINIFNEIQKEVPSKLMMVGEGPEREPAERLCEKLGITDKVVFFGNSNEIDRILCFSDLFLLPSKTESFGLSALEAMASGVPVISSNTGGIPEVNKEGFSGFLSDVGDVESMSKNAIHILKNEAVLKQFKINAKEQAKTFDIHRIVPQYEAIYEETLNKCKILK is encoded by the coding sequence ATGAAAATAGGTATTGTTTGTTATCCAACATTTGGAGGGAGTGGCGTTGTAGCAACCGAATTAGGTTTAGAGTTATCAAAACGTGGTCATGAGATTCACTTTATAACGTATAATCAACCCGTAAGATTAGAGTTGTTAGGTAACAATGTTCATTTTCATGAAGTAGCTGTTCCAGAATATCCTTTGTTTCATTATCAACCATACGAACTAGCTTTATCTAGTAAATTAGTAGATATGGTAAAGCTTCATGGCATTGAAGTTTTACATGTACATTATGCAATACCACATGCTTATGCAGCCTATATGGCTCAAAAAATGCTTAGAGAAGATAATATTTATGTTCCCATTGTAACAACATTGCATGGTACTGATATTACGTTAGTGGGGAGTCATCCCTTTTATAAACCAGCAGTAACTTTTAGTATTAATAAATCGGATGCTGTTACAGCTGTATCGCAAAGCTTGAAAGATGATACGTTACGTTTATTTGATATTAAAAATGAAATTAATGTAGTGACTAACTTTATCGATATTACAAAATTTAGTAATGGATTTACGGATTGTCAACGTGGTATGATGGCAAATGAAGATGAGAAAATTATTACACATATAAGTAATATGCGTGAAGTCAAACGCATACCTGATGTGATTAATATTTTTAATGAGATTCAAAAAGAAGTGCCTTCCAAACTAATGATGGTAGGTGAAGGTCCGGAACGTGAACCAGCCGAACGTTTATGTGAAAAATTAGGGATTACAGATAAAGTGGTCTTTTTTGGTAATAGTAATGAGATTGACAGAATATTATGTTTCTCAGATCTGTTTTTATTGCCAAGTAAAACCGAAAGTTTCGGATTATCGGCCTTAGAAGCTATGGCCTCTGGTGTACCAGTTATATCTAGTAATACGGGAGGGATTCCAGAAGTTAATAAAGAAGGTTTCTCAGGTTTTTTAAGTGATGTTGGTGATGTAGAATCTATGAGTAAAAATGCGATTCATATTTTAAAAAATGAAGCTGTATTAAAACAATTTAAGATCAATGCTAAAGAACAAGCTAAAACTTTTGATATCCATCGTATAGTACCTCAATATGAAGCTATTTATGAAGAAACATTGAATAAATGTAAGATTTTAAAGTAA
- a CDS encoding FAD:protein FMN transferase — MKTRVVILALLVSVFGYSQETYNKTLKLMGSRFDFSVVASSQKQGDSFINSAITEISRIEKLISSWDPNSQTSLINRNAGIKPVKVDKALFNLIERALKISKLTKGAFDISYASMDKIWKFDGTMTDIPSKEAIKNSVKKVGYQNIVLDQENQTVYLKLKGMKIGFGAIGKGYAADKSKALLIKKGVSAGIINASGDLNTWGKQPNGKDWMVAIVNPLNKNKVFSWLPVYNSAVVTSGNYEKYVKFNDVLYTHIIDPRTGYPATGILSVTIFTKTAELADALATSIFVMGKDTGLDFINQLNGVECIIIDNDNVIITSDNIELNTLKND, encoded by the coding sequence TTGAAAACTAGGGTAGTCATATTAGCGCTTTTAGTTTCAGTTTTTGGATATAGCCAAGAGACTTATAATAAAACGCTAAAATTAATGGGAAGTCGTTTTGATTTTTCTGTTGTTGCCTCCTCTCAAAAACAAGGCGATTCATTTATAAATAGTGCTATTACAGAAATTAGTAGAATTGAAAAACTGATATCTTCTTGGGATCCAAATTCTCAAACGTCTTTAATCAATAGAAATGCAGGAATTAAACCTGTTAAGGTAGATAAAGCACTTTTTAATTTAATAGAGCGTGCTTTAAAAATTTCTAAATTAACTAAAGGTGCATTTGATATTAGTTATGCATCCATGGATAAAATTTGGAAGTTTGATGGCACGATGACTGACATACCGTCAAAAGAGGCTATTAAAAATTCTGTAAAAAAAGTAGGTTATCAGAATATTGTTTTAGACCAAGAAAATCAAACAGTCTACCTGAAACTAAAAGGTATGAAAATCGGTTTTGGGGCTATTGGTAAAGGGTATGCGGCAGATAAATCAAAAGCTTTGTTAATTAAAAAAGGGGTGTCAGCGGGTATCATAAATGCTTCAGGAGATTTAAATACATGGGGAAAACAGCCTAATGGAAAAGATTGGATGGTAGCTATAGTTAACCCTTTAAACAAAAACAAAGTGTTTTCTTGGTTGCCAGTGTATAATAGTGCAGTGGTCACTTCTGGGAATTACGAAAAATATGTCAAATTTAATGATGTCCTTTACACCCATATTATAGATCCTAGAACAGGGTATCCTGCAACAGGAATATTAAGTGTTACTATTTTTACAAAAACAGCAGAATTAGCGGATGCTTTAGCGACTTCAATTTTTGTTATGGGCAAAGACACAGGTTTAGATTTTATCAATCAATTAAATGGTGTAGAATGCATTATTATTGATAATGATAACGTCATTATTACTTCAGATAACATAGAATTAAATACATTAAAAAATGATTAA
- a CDS encoding DUF4266 domain-containing protein translates to MIKKAIVLGIVMSSFSSCVMVKEYEKVNLNDPDMVLTQKKIDRFETAYQVYREGASGANGGKSGGGCGCN, encoded by the coding sequence ATGATTAAGAAAGCAATTGTTTTAGGCATAGTTATGAGCTCTTTTAGTTCGTGCGTTATGGTTAAAGAATATGAAAAAGTAAATTTAAACGATCCGGATATGGTATTAACTCAAAAAAAGATTGATCGTTTTGAAACGGCGTATCAAGTGTATCGTGAAGGTGCTTCGGGTGCTAATGGCGGTAAATCGGGCGGTGGATGTGGTTGTAATTAG
- a CDS encoding OmpA family protein: MSTNLLNLFKDQLSDNVLSNVSNLIGGEKNETIQKGLMTAAPALLGGMMDKASTSEGAASIFSMLGDGTEMDNLSNVLSAGDEKSEGFLNKGLDFVKNILGDKASGVIDLVSSVSGMGTSSSSSILSVAGSLLGGVLEKQKSSGLDLAGFVGMLSGQGSFLDKFAPAGLTSLLGLSSFSGISDKLGSLATGALGFAGDTGKATLDGASKIVGKGTDLATNSGKAVIGYAGNTGKAAFDGAADLAGSAVKSGGSLIKKILPWAIGIIGLLLAFFLVKGCDSDKSIMDNVKNAANETTGAISNTANSAVDAAGNVVDATSNAIDSTVDAAGNAVDATGKAIGNTVDATGKVLDAAGNTISNVAGGIVDASGNVVNAFGETIGNFFSSDLPNGTTLSIPEGGFEANFLNYINNGKYEVSKYYAFDRLYFTTGSSSLDANSTNQIENVASIMKAYPKVNILFRGHTDNTGSVEGNKALSASRALSVKNKLVEMGVVATRISTKGMGSIDPIADNTTPEGRSKNRRIDVSVEK, from the coding sequence ATGTCAACAAATCTACTAAACTTATTTAAAGACCAATTATCAGACAACGTTCTAAGCAATGTTTCAAACCTTATTGGAGGAGAAAAAAATGAAACAATACAAAAAGGGCTTATGACGGCCGCACCAGCACTATTAGGTGGTATGATGGACAAAGCATCAACATCTGAAGGAGCCGCTTCGATTTTTAGCATGCTTGGTGATGGCACTGAAATGGATAATTTATCAAATGTATTAAGCGCAGGTGATGAAAAATCCGAAGGTTTTTTAAATAAAGGATTAGATTTCGTCAAGAATATATTAGGTGATAAAGCCTCTGGAGTCATTGATTTAGTAAGTTCTGTATCCGGGATGGGAACTTCTTCTTCTTCTTCAATATTAAGTGTAGCAGGTTCTTTACTAGGTGGTGTACTTGAAAAGCAAAAATCTTCTGGTTTAGATTTAGCAGGTTTTGTTGGGATGTTATCTGGACAAGGAAGCTTTTTAGACAAGTTTGCTCCTGCTGGATTAACTTCTTTATTAGGTTTAAGCTCTTTTTCTGGAATTTCTGATAAATTAGGAAGCTTAGCAACTGGTGCTTTAGGTTTTGCTGGAGATACAGGGAAAGCAACATTAGATGGTGCTAGTAAAATAGTTGGCAAAGGTACTGATTTAGCTACAAACAGTGGTAAAGCTGTTATAGGTTATGCTGGTAACACAGGAAAAGCTGCTTTTGATGGTGCTGCAGATTTAGCAGGAAGCGCTGTAAAATCTGGAGGATCTTTAATTAAAAAGATTTTACCATGGGCAATAGGTATTATAGGACTACTATTAGCTTTCTTTTTAGTAAAAGGGTGTGATAGTGATAAATCTATAATGGATAACGTAAAGAATGCAGCAAACGAAACTACAGGAGCTATTTCAAATACAGCAAATTCTGCTGTGGACGCTGCTGGTAATGTTGTAGATGCGACAAGTAACGCTATTGATAGTACAGTTGATGCTGCAGGGAACGCTGTGGACGCTACAGGAAAGGCTATTGGTAACACAGTTGATGCCACTGGAAAAGTATTGGATGCTGCTGGAAATACCATTAGTAATGTCGCTGGCGGTATCGTTGATGCATCAGGTAATGTCGTTAATGCATTTGGTGAAACTATCGGAAACTTTTTTAGCTCTGATTTACCTAATGGTACAACATTAAGTATCCCTGAAGGTGGTTTTGAAGCTAACTTTTTAAACTACATAAATAATGGCAAGTATGAAGTAAGTAAGTATTATGCTTTTGATAGATTATATTTTACTACAGGATCTTCTTCTTTAGATGCCAATTCAACAAATCAAATTGAAAACGTAGCTTCAATAATGAAAGCCTATCCAAAAGTAAATATCTTATTTAGAGGTCACACAGATAATACAGGATCTGTGGAAGGTAACAAAGCATTATCTGCTAGTAGAGCACTCTCAGTTAAAAATAAATTAGTAGAAATGGGTGTTGTTGCAACACGTATAAGCACAAAGGGAATGGGATCTATTGATCCTATAGCCGATAATACAACTCCTGAAGGAAGATCAAAAAATAGAAGAATTGATGTTTCTGTAGAAAAATAG
- a CDS encoding glycoside hydrolase family 3 N-terminal domain-containing protein gives MQYLKSLVLLLVFTSVLHAQDTPDPLLAKDAIAQKKWVNDLYDSMTLEEKIGQLYMVQVFSDQSAKEKNVIVNLIRNNKIGGLIYSKGGPVRQAKLNNELQAAAKTPLLIGMDAEWGLSMRLDSTYAFPWNMTLGAIKNNQLIEQTGRQLGEHCKRIGVHFNFAPVVDINTNPNNPIIGNRSFGEDRDNVTDKALAFMKGMQSVGVLANAKHFPGHGDTSSDSHKTLPTVDFDEKRIDSIELYPYKKLIKEGLSSVMVAHLNIPSLEPRDGYPSTLSENIVTNILKQRLGFKGLIFTDALTMKGASNFSAPGDIDLAAFKAGNDVMLMSGDVPTAIDKFVEAYNNKDISEARLAHSVKKILMAKYKVGLNNYKPIGIYNLEPELNRIKDDALYEMLMENAITIARDTNDQLPFRNLETKKIAYVKLGDDDGSYFVDELKKYTKVHEISDDNLDELIKKLQSYNTVIIGFHKSNDSPWKSYKFSNKELVWLQEIARTNTVILDVFAKPYALLDLKSVTNIESVVVSYQNSKISQEKSAQLIFGAIPARGTLPVSAGEFFKVGDGKQANSLERLGYTIPERVGMSSEALKKIDSIANYAVSGKMTPGIQLIIARKGKVIYNKNFGKHTYEGNEAVAFDDIYDIASLTKIVATLPLIMELEEQGIVSLETKLGDIIPLYKNSNKKNITLKKMLSHYAQLKPWIPFYFKTLDPETKQPSAKYYRKTKTKGFSIKVSPELFLRDDYKDSINTRIRDTDLLSRLRYRYSDLPYYILKQYIESHYDRRLDELTADHFYKSLGANHTMYNPYNKVSNSKIVPTENDDYYRYQKVQGYVHDMGAAMQDGVGGHAGVFSNANDIAKIMQLYLQKGFYGGKRYFKNETLEKFNTCYYCESNNRRGIGFDKPQLGESGPTCGCVSMTSFGHSGFTGTYAWADPEQEIVYVFMANRTYPSSKGPNTLLRKDIRTNIQAAIYDAIID, from the coding sequence ATGCAATATTTAAAATCCCTCGTCTTATTATTAGTGTTTACCAGTGTTTTACATGCTCAAGACACGCCTGATCCATTGTTAGCTAAAGATGCTATAGCTCAGAAAAAATGGGTGAATGATTTGTATGATTCGATGACTTTAGAAGAAAAAATTGGGCAATTATATATGGTTCAAGTTTTTTCAGATCAATCTGCGAAAGAAAAAAATGTAATTGTCAATTTGATTAGAAATAATAAAATTGGTGGTTTAATTTATTCTAAAGGAGGTCCAGTTAGACAAGCTAAATTGAATAACGAATTACAAGCTGCTGCCAAAACACCATTATTAATTGGTATGGATGCAGAGTGGGGTTTAAGCATGCGTTTAGATTCTACGTACGCATTTCCTTGGAATATGACGCTTGGAGCAATTAAAAATAATCAATTAATAGAACAAACGGGACGTCAATTAGGAGAGCATTGTAAGCGTATTGGAGTTCATTTTAATTTTGCACCAGTTGTAGATATTAATACTAATCCAAATAATCCAATTATTGGAAACCGTTCTTTTGGAGAAGACAGAGATAATGTAACAGATAAAGCTTTAGCTTTTATGAAAGGAATGCAGAGTGTTGGTGTCTTAGCTAACGCGAAGCACTTTCCAGGACATGGTGATACCTCTTCAGATTCTCATAAAACACTACCGACGGTCGATTTTGATGAAAAAAGAATAGACTCTATCGAATTATATCCTTATAAAAAACTGATTAAAGAAGGCTTGTCTAGTGTAATGGTTGCACATCTTAATATCCCTAGTTTAGAGCCTAGAGATGGATACCCTTCAACATTATCAGAAAACATTGTAACCAATATATTAAAACAACGTTTAGGTTTTAAAGGACTTATTTTTACGGATGCTTTAACGATGAAAGGGGCATCTAATTTTAGTGCACCTGGTGATATTGATTTGGCGGCTTTTAAAGCTGGTAATGATGTTATGCTAATGTCAGGAGATGTACCAACTGCAATTGATAAATTTGTTGAAGCCTATAATAACAAAGATATTTCAGAAGCACGATTAGCACATTCAGTAAAAAAAATACTAATGGCTAAGTATAAAGTGGGACTTAATAATTATAAACCCATTGGTATTTATAATTTGGAGCCAGAGTTAAACAGAATCAAAGATGATGCGCTGTATGAGATGTTAATGGAAAATGCCATCACCATTGCAAGAGATACTAATGACCAACTTCCTTTTAGAAATCTTGAAACAAAAAAAATAGCCTATGTTAAATTAGGTGATGACGATGGATCTTATTTTGTTGACGAACTAAAGAAGTATACTAAGGTCCATGAAATTTCTGATGATAATTTAGATGAATTAATTAAAAAATTGCAATCCTATAATACTGTGATTATTGGCTTTCATAAGTCTAACGACAGTCCATGGAAAAGTTATAAGTTTTCAAATAAAGAATTAGTTTGGTTACAAGAAATAGCGAGAACCAATACTGTTATTCTTGATGTGTTTGCTAAACCGTATGCACTTCTAGATTTAAAATCAGTGACTAACATTGAAAGTGTTGTTGTTAGTTATCAGAATAGTAAAATAAGTCAAGAAAAATCGGCACAACTTATTTTTGGAGCTATTCCTGCTCGAGGGACGCTACCAGTATCTGCAGGCGAGTTTTTTAAAGTAGGGGATGGTAAACAAGCTAATAGTTTAGAAAGATTAGGTTATACAATTCCGGAACGTGTGGGAATGTCCAGTGAGGCCTTAAAAAAAATTGATTCTATTGCCAACTATGCGGTAAGTGGTAAAATGACCCCAGGAATACAGTTAATTATAGCAAGAAAAGGGAAAGTCATTTACAATAAAAATTTCGGAAAACATACTTATGAAGGTAACGAGGCAGTAGCGTTTGATGATATCTATGATATTGCATCGTTAACAAAAATAGTAGCAACATTACCTCTAATAATGGAGTTAGAAGAACAAGGCATTGTGTCTTTAGAGACTAAATTGGGTGACATTATTCCATTGTATAAAAATTCTAATAAAAAAAACATCACCTTAAAAAAGATGTTGTCGCATTATGCACAGTTAAAACCATGGATTCCTTTTTATTTTAAAACATTAGACCCTGAAACCAAACAACCTTCAGCAAAGTATTATAGAAAGACTAAAACAAAAGGATTCTCTATAAAAGTATCTCCAGAATTATTTTTAAGAGACGACTATAAGGATTCAATAAACACAAGAATTAGGGATACCGATTTATTATCTAGATTGAGATATAGATACAGTGATTTGCCGTATTATATATTAAAACAATATATCGAATCACATTATGATAGACGGTTGGACGAGTTAACTGCAGATCATTTTTACAAGTCTTTAGGTGCCAATCACACAATGTATAACCCTTATAATAAAGTCAGTAATAGTAAAATTGTCCCGACGGAGAATGATGATTATTACCGTTATCAAAAAGTACAGGGTTATGTACATGATATGGGAGCAGCTATGCAAGATGGTGTTGGTGGACATGCAGGTGTTTTTAGCAATGCAAACGATATTGCTAAGATTATGCAATTGTATTTACAAAAGGGATTTTACGGTGGTAAACGGTATTTTAAAAACGAGACTTTAGAGAAATTTAATACGTGTTATTATTGTGAAAGTAATAATAGGAGAGGTATTGGATTTGATAAACCACAATTAGGAGAATCAGGACCAACGTGCGGTTGTGTTAGTATGACCAGTTTTGGGCATTCTGGTTTTACAGGAACGTATGCTTGGGCAGATCCAGAGCAGGAAATTGTATATGTATTTATGGCCAATAGAACGTATCCATCATCTAAAGGACCTAATACTTTATTACGTAAAGACATTAGAACCAATATTCAGGCAGCCATCTACGATGCTATTATAGATTAA
- a CDS encoding thioredoxin family protein, translated as MFKTKLLYIVIFLISTMAFSQEWHTDITKAKSLASKNNTNIILVFQGSDWCAPCIKLDKEIWSTSTFQKLSKDHFVMLQADFPKRKQNKLSSELQEHNNQLAESYNPNGYFPFVVVLNAKGKVLGNLGYEKTTPELFYKKLTAFEN; from the coding sequence ATGTTTAAAACTAAATTATTGTATATAGTCATTTTCCTAATATCGACTATGGCATTCTCTCAAGAATGGCATACTGATATTACTAAGGCTAAAAGCTTAGCGTCTAAAAATAACACCAATATCATACTCGTTTTTCAAGGTTCGGATTGGTGTGCACCGTGTATAAAATTAGATAAAGAAATTTGGAGTACTTCCACATTTCAGAAATTATCTAAAGACCATTTTGTAATGCTACAAGCAGATTTTCCAAAGAGAAAACAAAATAAATTATCTTCAGAATTACAAGAACATAATAACCAATTGGCAGAAAGTTATAATCCAAATGGATATTTTCCTTTTGTGGTTGTTTTAAATGCAAAAGGTAAAGTTTTGGGTAATTTAGGCTATGAGAAAACGACGCCTGAGTTATTTTATAAAAAATTGACAGCATTTGAAAACTAG